The Nitrospirae bacterium CG2_30_53_67 DNA window GAGGGGACCCTGCGCCATCCTGAGAAGGATATCCAGAAAAGGCAGAGCCGTGCCAGAGCAGAGAATGCGGCGCAGAGTGAGTTTAAGATCCTGAAGGCAAGGATCAAGGTCCTGGAGGATAAGCAGATCCTTTCAGAAAAGGCCTTGATGGGAGTGATCGACCATAACCGTACCCTTGAAAAAAAGGGGGTTGATCTGATCAGCCGGATAGAGGAGGTCCACAGACGTGAACAGGCCCTGATGGCCCGTCAGGAGAAATTGAAAATTCGGGAGGCCGAACTGATCAAACGGGAGCAGGAGATCAGGAAATTACTGATTCATGTCCATAATGAAAAGAAGTCCAACCCATTAAAAGACGAAGAGGAGGAATATGGCACAGGACAAAAATCCGGAGAAAGAGTTAACACGTAAGATCAAGGAGCGCTCCATCCGGGCCGGCATTATCGGTCTGGGATACGTCGGGCTTCCCCTTGCGGTTGAATTTGCTCATGCCGGATATTCGGTGGTGGGGATCGACAAGGACGCAGAGAAGGTCCGCTGCATCCAAGCGGGGAAATCCTATATTCCGGACGTTTCGCAGAAGACCTTGAAGGAGATCGTCGGGAAAGGGCTTTTGACGGCGACCGAGGATTTCTCGGCGCTCAAAGATTTGGATACCGTCAACATCTGTGTGCCGACGCCCCTGAGGAAGACCCGGGACCCGGATGTCTCCTTTATCGTGAATGCTACGGAGAAGATCGCGGCATACCTCCATCCTGGGCAACTGATCATCCTGGAGAGCACCACCTACCCCGGAACCACGGAAGAACTGGTCCTTCCCATGCTGGAGCAGGGGGGGCTCAAGGTGGGGAAAGACTTCTTCCTCTCTTTCTCCCCGGAGAGGGTGGACCCGGGCAATCAGAAGTATGCCACCAGGAATACGCCCAAGGTGGTGGGAGGGGTCACTGCAAAATGCACCCGGCTATCGGTATTATTCTATGCACAGGCCATTGATACCGTCGTACCGGTCTCCTCCACGCGCGTGGCGGAGATGGTGAAGCTTCTGGAGAATACATTCCGGAACGTGAACATCGGTCTGGTCAATGAACTCGCTATGATGTGCGACAAGATGAAGATCGATGTCTGGGAAGTCATTGATGCCGCGGGGACCAAGCCCTTCGGGTTCATGCCGTTCTACCCGGGGCCGGGACTGGGCGGCCATTGTATCCCGATTGATCCCTTCTATCTCTCATGGAAGGCCAAACAGAGCGGTTTTGAGCCGAGGTTCATCGAGCTGGCCGGCGAGGTCAACAGCAAGATGCCGCATCACGTGGTATTCAAGGTGATGGATGCCATGAATCAGCAAGAGAAGAGCCTGAAGGGATCCAGGATCCTTCTCCTGGGGATGGCCTATAAAAAAGATATCAATGACATCAGGGAATCTCCGGCCCTGGATATCATGAAGCTCCTTAAGGAAAAGGGGGCCAGGGTTTCGTATCATGATCCCTTTATCCCCCGGATTTCTCTGGATGGCGCCAAGCCGATCCCATCGGCGCCGCTGAACAAGAAAGAGCTCGGTTCTTACGACTGTGTGGTCATCGTTACGAATCACAGCGGGATCGACTATCAGGC harbors:
- a CDS encoding UDP-N-acetyl-D-glucosamine dehydrogenase, whose protein sequence is MAQDKNPEKELTRKIKERSIRAGIIGLGYVGLPLAVEFAHAGYSVVGIDKDAEKVRCIQAGKSYIPDVSQKTLKEIVGKGLLTATEDFSALKDLDTVNICVPTPLRKTRDPDVSFIVNATEKIAAYLHPGQLIILESTTYPGTTEELVLPMLEQGGLKVGKDFFLSFSPERVDPGNQKYATRNTPKVVGGVTAKCTRLSVLFYAQAIDTVVPVSSTRVAEMVKLLENTFRNVNIGLVNELAMMCDKMKIDVWEVIDAAGTKPFGFMPFYPGPGLGGHCIPIDPFYLSWKAKQSGFEPRFIELAGEVNSKMPHHVVFKVMDAMNQQEKSLKGSRILLLGMAYKKDINDIRESPALDIMKLLKEKGARVSYHDPFIPRISLDGAKPIPSAPLNKKELGSYDCVVIVTNHSGIDYQAVARHASLIVDTRNALRKVRGKHIFRL